One window of Deinococcus planocerae genomic DNA carries:
- a CDS encoding GTP-binding protein yields the protein MAKGTFERTKPHVNVGTIGHVDHGKTTLTAAITFTAAAADPTVEKLAYDQIDKAPEEKARGITINTAHVEYNTPTRHYSHVD from the coding sequence ATGGCAAAAGGAACGTTTGAGCGGACGAAGCCCCACGTGAACGTGGGGACCATCGGGCACGTCGACCACGGCAAGACCACGCTGACCGCGGCGATCACCTTCACGGCGGCAGCGGCTGATCCGACGGTCGAGAAGCTGGCCTACGACCAGATCGACAAGGCCCCCGAAGAAAAGGCCCGCGGCATCACCATCAACACCGCCCACGTCGAGTACAACACCCCCACCCGCCACTACTCCCACGTCGACT